One Microcoleus sp. FACHB-831 DNA segment encodes these proteins:
- a CDS encoding phosphatase PAP2 family protein: MFKANFWKLIQSFLNFLKQLLIAHWRSLLVLLIGVYLPLQVFGLLALEVWENEGGFSWDELILLAIHTTSHSQLDVVAVTLTKLGSVWTVFPIVSGIALVFLIYRRWRSLAYLLTTALGSTIINRTVKIIMHRVRPQIWESPSPEFDYAFPSGHAMTSMTLVAALVILTWGSPWVVPILIFGSVFVVAIAWTRLYLGVHFPSDILAGWMVSVAWAIGVSLLIKPHLTKAIAVNDDDTLDENETSLSPEETHSLNEN; encoded by the coding sequence ATGTTTAAAGCCAATTTTTGGAAGCTTATCCAATCCTTCCTAAACTTTCTAAAACAGTTGCTAATTGCCCATTGGCGCTCCCTGCTGGTGCTATTAATAGGCGTGTATTTACCTTTGCAGGTTTTTGGCCTGCTTGCACTAGAGGTATGGGAGAATGAAGGCGGGTTTTCTTGGGATGAACTAATTCTATTAGCAATTCACACTACATCACATTCGCAGCTAGATGTTGTTGCAGTAACTCTAACTAAGCTTGGGTCGGTTTGGACTGTGTTTCCCATTGTTAGCGGGATTGCCCTTGTGTTTTTAATCTACAGACGGTGGCGATCGCTTGCCTATTTGCTCACTACCGCGCTAGGAAGCACTATCATCAACCGCACAGTCAAAATAATAATGCATCGAGTGCGTCCCCAAATATGGGAATCGCCTTCTCCAGAGTTTGATTACGCATTTCCCAGCGGTCATGCAATGACGAGCATGACTTTAGTAGCAGCTTTGGTAATTTTAACTTGGGGTAGCCCTTGGGTCGTGCCAATTCTAATATTCGGTAGCGTGTTTGTTGTTGCTATTGCCTGGACGCGGCTTTATTTGGGGGTTCACTTTCCTAGCGACATTTTGGCAGGATGGATGGTGTCGGTAGCTTGGGCAATTGGGGTTAGCCTGCTTATTAAGCCGCATTTAACTAAAGCGATCGCTGTTAATGATGATGATACTTTAGATGAAAATGAAACTTCATTAAGTCCTGAAGAAACACATTCATTAAACGAGAATTAA
- a CDS encoding sulfotransferase family protein, whose product MKKIDLVFRTVGERTSKIALELAIKNIQPAQVHIFENVKPFSLAVQQMLKIDYACDFVVFMDADCLIMEDMTFFLQGNTLPYIDCYVRDKFRGQIHCGVHIVRIDVVQAMKKVQEPTDDPKYVLRPESRIRDLAMSQLNLDKVFKSFKIFHDFCQFYRDVFVKYALRELRSRTDYHQAKLKAYQETWEMQDDDLDFKVANYAVAYARDQLPFAASVQEMAKFIEYLPNIASIELVKRGIPEKEPLTLQEVEELSASLNIKKPFDTNKRKIFGIGLSGTGNESLTLAVNMLGFNVASAPDDEVTLKELIAGNYGLTILKEFDGITDITVAPFYAQLDELFPDSKFILTIRDKESWLKAVEAQFGQPVFEGLPSNENTMLLRKRLRTAVYGTYNFDKEQFSYVYDLHYKNVVEYFTYRPESLLILNIYAGEGWEKLCTFLKSPSLDKPFPFMNKRN is encoded by the coding sequence ATGAAAAAAATAGATTTAGTTTTTAGAACAGTTGGAGAAAGAACATCCAAAATTGCCTTAGAGCTGGCTATCAAGAATATTCAGCCTGCTCAAGTGCATATTTTTGAAAATGTTAAGCCTTTTTCCCTAGCTGTTCAGCAAATGCTCAAGATTGACTATGCTTGCGATTTTGTTGTATTCATGGATGCCGATTGCTTGATTATGGAGGATATGACGTTTTTCCTCCAAGGAAATACCCTACCTTATATAGATTGTTACGTCCGGGATAAATTTCGAGGGCAGATACATTGCGGCGTACACATCGTAAGAATAGATGTCGTACAAGCAATGAAAAAAGTACAAGAGCCGACCGACGATCCTAAATATGTGCTAAGACCTGAATCTAGAATTAGGGATTTGGCTATGAGCCAACTTAACTTAGATAAAGTTTTTAAGTCGTTTAAAATTTTCCATGACTTCTGCCAATTCTACAGAGATGTTTTTGTTAAATATGCCTTAAGGGAGTTAAGAAGTCGCACTGATTATCATCAAGCTAAATTAAAAGCCTATCAAGAAACTTGGGAAATGCAAGACGACGATTTAGATTTTAAAGTAGCTAACTATGCAGTTGCCTACGCCAGAGACCAACTACCGTTCGCAGCCTCCGTGCAAGAAATGGCGAAATTTATTGAATATTTACCTAATATTGCTAGCATCGAACTTGTTAAACGAGGAATTCCTGAAAAAGAGCCTTTAACTTTACAAGAGGTAGAAGAGTTATCAGCAAGTCTAAATATTAAAAAGCCGTTCGACACTAATAAAAGGAAAATTTTTGGTATTGGGTTGAGCGGAACTGGAAATGAAAGCTTAACCCTAGCAGTCAATATGCTGGGTTTCAATGTAGCAAGCGCACCCGACGACGAAGTAACTTTGAAAGAATTGATAGCAGGTAACTATGGCTTGACTATTTTAAAAGAATTTGATGGAATAACGGATATAACTGTTGCACCATTTTATGCTCAGTTAGATGAACTTTTTCCAGACAGTAAGTTTATCCTAACTATACGCGATAAAGAATCCTGGCTCAAAGCTGTAGAAGCACAATTCGGGCAACCTGTATTTGAAGGTTTACCCAGTAATGAAAATACAATGCTACTCAGAAAAAGGCTTCGTACTGCTGTTTATGGTACTTATAATTTTGATAAAGAACAATTTTCTTACGTTTACGACCTGCACTATAAAAATGTTGTTGAATATTTTACATACCGTCCCGAATCTCTGCTAATACTTAATATTTATGCTGGAGAAGGCTGGGAAAAGTTATGCACGTTTTTAAAATCGCCTAGTTTAGATAAACCATTCCCGTTCATGAATAAGAGGAATTAG
- a CDS encoding GTP-binding protein — protein MQIRTPLTVITGPLGSGKTTLLRHILDTYSKKIAILMNEFGEIAIDAKIIAGKNVEMADLGGGCVCCSLLGEFEAAVNEIIDTVDPDIIVVETTGVAEPDALVFDIQESLTTVRLDGVVTVIDADAMIKYPSVGHTSRIQIKAADTILLNKVDLVSESELKAIEEKLRSFNEVASIIRTSRGKVDPDLLFGIGRERVQPQPHHVHQPEFESFSTTSTATFNRQRFEEFADSLGADVYRAKGFIRFPEGIYLFNFVAGRWDMEPFEQEATQLVFIGKLVSERKEEIIARLKLCEQ, from the coding sequence ATGCAAATACGCACGCCGCTAACAGTTATTACCGGGCCATTAGGAAGTGGAAAAACTACTCTGCTTCGTCACATCCTCGACACTTATTCTAAAAAAATCGCCATTTTGATGAATGAATTTGGCGAGATTGCAATTGATGCCAAAATTATTGCTGGAAAAAATGTCGAGATGGCGGATCTTGGCGGCGGCTGCGTTTGCTGTTCGCTTCTAGGTGAATTTGAAGCTGCTGTTAATGAAATTATTGATACCGTTGACCCTGATATTATTGTAGTGGAGACAACAGGAGTAGCGGAGCCTGATGCTCTTGTTTTTGATATTCAAGAAAGTTTAACAACAGTGCGACTCGATGGGGTTGTCACGGTTATCGATGCAGATGCAATGATAAAATATCCCAGTGTCGGTCACACAAGTCGGATTCAAATTAAAGCAGCAGATACGATACTTTTGAATAAAGTCGATCTGGTGTCTGAAAGCGAGTTAAAAGCAATAGAAGAGAAGTTACGCTCTTTTAATGAAGTCGCTTCAATTATTCGCACCTCTCGCGGTAAGGTAGATCCAGATTTGCTTTTTGGTATTGGTCGAGAGCGAGTGCAACCGCAACCCCATCACGTTCACCAACCCGAATTTGAATCTTTTAGCACTACCAGTACGGCTACTTTCAATCGCCAGCGGTTTGAGGAATTTGCTGACAGCCTTGGAGCAGATGTTTATCGGGCTAAAGGTTTTATAAGATTTCCAGAAGGAATTTATCTGTTTAATTTTGTGGCTGGGCGTTGGGATATGGAGCCATTTGAACAAGAAGCGACCCAGTTGGTTTTTATTGGCAAACTGGTAAGCGAGAGAAAAGAAGAAATTATCGCTCGATTAAAATTGTGCGAGCAATAG
- a CDS encoding ABC transporter ATP-binding protein: protein MKADLVLKVATNDPGKLPERVSVKILLQRLFTYIGRNKSPLIVALIMVLGLSFLQILIPQITRYAIDFVIPEKRFDLLPWVAGAILLISLLVGILNFFRSYMMSVFGQRTIDNLRNDLYKHLQKLSISFFNNQRTGDLMTRLSQNVNTIGNLVTADIADILADSFTFVAIAAYLLSADWQLTVLLLITWPLIVYLTQVFGKSMRGAYWDVQLQAAAVNDSLQDTITNINIIKSFGNENYEIDRFSQQSRNYMDANIRAVRLWSIFFPLIDILNNLSSVIVLVFGSWEVMVGRLTIGELAAFLAYINQMNQPIRRFSKVINLLQRVVVALDRIFEILDTKPEVIEKEDAVNLTSVKGSIRFEDVEFAYRDGETILRNFNLEIKPGMTVALVGSSGAGKSTVTKLAARFYDPQKGSVFIDECDLRDVSLESLRSHMGIVSQETLLLYGTVRDNIAYGKLDATDREIEDAAKAANAHEFIMSFPDGYNSLIGERGVNLSGGQKQRLAIARVLLKKPRIIVLDEATSALDTESEHLIQASLSELFKGRTTLAIAHRLSTIQKADTIVVMEGGSILETGTHSELLSKGGRYAHLHDIQFSQQYSVSNRSEIQLEKLESPTVVM from the coding sequence GTGAAAGCAGATTTAGTTCTTAAGGTTGCTACAAACGATCCTGGTAAACTGCCGGAAAGAGTCTCGGTTAAAATACTATTGCAGCGTCTTTTTACTTATATTGGGCGCAACAAGTCACCGTTAATAGTGGCTTTGATAATGGTTCTTGGGCTTTCGTTCCTTCAGATTCTTATTCCCCAGATTACGCGCTATGCAATTGATTTTGTCATTCCTGAAAAAAGATTTGATTTATTGCCTTGGGTAGCTGGAGCAATTTTATTGATTTCGCTGCTGGTTGGCATTCTCAACTTCTTCCGCAGTTACATGATGTCGGTTTTTGGTCAGAGGACAATTGACAACCTCAGAAACGACCTTTACAAACACCTCCAAAAGCTTTCAATCAGCTTTTTCAATAACCAGCGGACGGGAGATTTGATGACGCGGTTATCTCAAAACGTAAATACGATTGGGAATTTAGTTACCGCTGACATTGCTGATATTTTGGCTGATAGTTTCACATTTGTAGCGATCGCTGCTTATCTTCTCAGTGCAGATTGGCAACTGACGGTGCTTCTGCTAATAACTTGGCCTCTGATAGTTTACCTTACCCAGGTTTTTGGCAAATCTATGCGAGGCGCTTACTGGGATGTTCAACTACAAGCCGCCGCTGTCAACGATAGTCTCCAAGATACGATAACTAATATCAATATAATTAAGTCTTTTGGCAATGAAAATTATGAAATAGATCGTTTTTCACAGCAGAGTCGTAACTATATGGATGCTAACATTCGTGCTGTGCGTCTTTGGTCGATTTTCTTTCCTCTCATTGACATATTAAACAACCTCAGTAGCGTTATTGTGCTTGTGTTCGGTTCGTGGGAAGTGATGGTTGGTCGGTTGACTATCGGTGAATTAGCAGCTTTTTTGGCCTATATCAATCAAATGAATCAACCGATCAGGCGTTTTAGTAAAGTGATTAATTTACTTCAAAGAGTTGTTGTTGCATTAGATAGGATTTTTGAAATACTTGATACCAAACCAGAGGTGATTGAGAAAGAAGATGCAGTTAATCTGACATCTGTGAAGGGTAGCATTAGATTTGAAGATGTTGAGTTCGCCTACAGGGATGGTGAGACTATTCTCCGTAACTTTAACTTGGAAATTAAACCAGGAATGACAGTTGCTTTAGTTGGTTCCTCCGGTGCAGGAAAAAGCACTGTTACTAAATTAGCTGCTCGTTTTTACGATCCTCAAAAAGGCAGCGTTTTTATTGATGAATGCGATCTAAGAGATGTGAGTTTAGAGTCGCTGCGATCGCACATGGGAATTGTTTCTCAAGAAACTTTACTTCTATACGGCACGGTGCGCGATAATATTGCCTATGGAAAGTTAGACGCTACAGATAGAGAGATTGAAGACGCAGCGAAAGCAGCCAATGCTCATGAGTTTATTATGAGCTTTCCTGATGGTTATAACTCACTAATAGGCGAGCGCGGTGTAAATTTATCAGGAGGACAGAAGCAGCGTTTAGCTATTGCTAGAGTTCTGCTTAAAAAGCCTCGCATTATTGTGCTTGATGAAGCAACTTCGGCATTAGATACTGAGTCGGAACATCTAATTCAAGCATCTTTGTCAGAGTTGTTTAAAGGTCGTACTACTTTAGCGATCGCTCATCGACTTTCAACCATCCAGAAGGCAGATACGATCGTTGTGATGGAAGGAGGTAGCATCTTAGAAACTGGCACTCATTCTGAATTACTCTCTAAAGGTGGAAGATATGCCCATCTACATGACATACAATTTTCACAGCAATACAGCGTGTCAAATCGCTCGGAGATTCAACTAGAAAAACTTGAATCTCCAACAGTAGTAATGTAA
- a CDS encoding RtcB family protein translates to MAVKEFLEKISDTVWEIPVSYKEGMRVPARIYGTEKLIQDLDEAVYDQITNVATLPGITKYALCMPDGHFGYGFPIGGVAAMDVEKGGVISPGGIGFDINCGMRLVTTNLTYHEVKPYIKKLVDRLYERVPAGVGSTGFVKLSRKDFRNVVEQGAQWCVENGYGWEEDLELMEENGCIKGADSAKISEKAIDRGFNQIGTLGSGNHYLEIQVARKQNIFDPELAKTLGITMPDQVVVMFHCGSRGFGHQVATDYLQNFLKVMESKYGIKILDRELACAPFDSPQGQAYYAAMKCGINMSYANRQVILHRIREVFSEVLERSVEDLGMHMVYDVAHNTAKLERHMVDGKERSLLVHRKGATRAFGPGMADVPERYKSIGQPVIIGGSMETGSYLLVGVPTGDQTFFSTAHGSGRTMSRTKARKTWRGDTLLKDMQNKGIYVRSTSMSGLAEEAGAAYKDIDDVIEAAELAGISKKVVRLTPIGNIKG, encoded by the coding sequence ATGGCTGTTAAAGAATTTTTAGAAAAGATTTCTGATACTGTTTGGGAAATTCCTGTTTCCTACAAAGAGGGGATGCGCGTTCCCGCTCGGATTTATGGCACAGAAAAGTTAATTCAAGATTTGGACGAAGCTGTTTACGATCAAATTACCAACGTCGCCACGCTTCCAGGAATAACGAAGTACGCTTTATGTATGCCTGACGGACACTTTGGGTATGGTTTTCCCATTGGTGGCGTAGCGGCGATGGATGTGGAGAAGGGAGGCGTTATCTCCCCTGGCGGTATCGGTTTTGATATCAATTGTGGAATGCGATTGGTAACAACAAACCTCACCTACCATGAAGTCAAACCTTACATCAAAAAGCTGGTAGATAGGCTGTATGAAAGAGTTCCGGCTGGAGTGGGAAGCACTGGTTTTGTGAAGCTTTCGCGGAAGGACTTTCGCAACGTTGTAGAGCAAGGCGCTCAGTGGTGCGTTGAAAATGGCTATGGGTGGGAAGAAGATTTGGAACTGATGGAAGAAAACGGCTGCATTAAGGGTGCCGATTCTGCAAAAATCAGTGAAAAAGCCATCGATCGCGGTTTTAACCAAATCGGAACTTTAGGTTCTGGAAACCATTATTTAGAAATTCAAGTTGCGCGAAAACAAAACATTTTCGATCCTGAGTTAGCCAAGACTTTAGGAATTACCATGCCGGATCAGGTGGTGGTGATGTTCCACTGTGGAAGTCGCGGATTTGGTCATCAAGTGGCGACTGACTACCTGCAAAATTTCCTAAAAGTGATGGAGAGTAAGTATGGAATTAAAATTCTGGATCGAGAGTTAGCTTGTGCGCCTTTTGATTCTCCTCAAGGTCAGGCTTATTATGCTGCGATGAAGTGCGGCATTAATATGTCTTATGCCAATCGCCAGGTTATTTTGCATCGCATACGCGAAGTATTCTCTGAAGTATTGGAACGCTCTGTTGAAGATCTCGGCATGCATATGGTGTATGACGTAGCGCACAATACGGCAAAACTAGAGCGCCATATGGTGGATGGAAAAGAGCGATCGCTCCTCGTACATCGTAAAGGCGCAACGAGGGCTTTTGGGCCAGGAATGGCTGATGTTCCAGAAAGATATAAGAGCATCGGTCAACCAGTTATTATTGGCGGCAGTATGGAGACAGGATCGTATTTATTAGTTGGCGTCCCTACTGGCGATCAAACTTTCTTCAGCACTGCTCATGGAAGCGGAAGAACCATGAGTCGCACCAAAGCGCGAAAAACATGGCGCGGAGATACACTCCTAAAAGATATGCAAAATAAGGGCATTTATGTCCGCAGTACCTCAATGTCTGGACTAGCAGAAGAAGCGGGTGCAGCTTACAAAGATATCGATGATGTTATCGAAGCGGCTGAGTTAGCTGGAATTAGTAAAAAGGTTGTGCGGTTAACTCCTATTGGAAACATCAAGGGATAG